The sequence below is a genomic window from Salvia splendens isolate huo1 unplaced genomic scaffold, SspV2 ctg374, whole genome shotgun sequence.
gcaaatagcccagcaatcgCAAACAAGAGTTGAAAATAATAGACATCATCGCTAACCAAACTTTTGAGAAAAAAACAACCGATCAagagataataataaaagacaCAACATCCAGTCTGGAGTAAAGTAGCAACCGAACAAGCCTTAATAAGTGATAAGTTCCTACTCAAAGTACATAATCCagacacaacaaaacaaaccaAGAGAAGTTGACTGAGACATACACGAGTTGATTATTACAAAACCTAAAAACAAaccaaactaaactaaactaaaccaAACCAGACCAAACCAACATGAGTACAAGTTAGAAAAGCCTACACAAGTAGCGGTAGTCAAGTTTGGAGTTTATAAAAGAACATTTATGCTAATAAAACAGTTAGTGATCAGCATCCATCTTATTCAATTGGAAACCACCTTCATCGTTCTTATGCACCTCAACCTTAAACTTCTCCTCTTTACCACCTCTCTTCACTTTCAGAAGCATGGCAAATTTGGCAGATGATTCAACAACCTATCCAGTGGAATTAAGTTATAGACACATTAGTTATATAAAAGTtggcaaaatgaaaaaaattacataTGGATTCGAAGAATGAGTTGAACTTGTCAGCATATATACTATCAAGCAACATATCCAGTAGCAAACATCATCATCGGTAAGGATATTTACTGAGTAAGCACCGAAACAATGATGCCACCACCTTGAACTTCCATGTGCCAAAGAAACTCATTATCTTATCTAAAAAGACTATCGATTAAAAACCCCACGGAGACCTACATCTATGAATTAAAAGATTGTGTGCTAAATGGAATTTTCGAGTGCCACAATCAACTTTTGAAAATTGCTACTTAATACAATACCAATCAATCAAAGAAAACTCACCTCTGCATTAGCGTGTACAATCTCACTAAGTTCATAAGGAAGTAAAGAGTTAGATCTCTCCTGGATGGTCTTGACAGCATGGTGAGCAGCATCTTGAACAACAGGATCATGCACCGGCACTGATTTCCAGCCAGGCACATCGTCTTCTGTAGAAGCAAAACCCAAGTCTTGGAATTTCAGGACTCAATTTCACACATATATCTAACCAACATGATTTGAACTACATaaagaaattatcaaatttGATTCAAATAATCAACCCCTCAGTGTTCAATAGCAATGGGTAGTGCTCAAAGGCACATGAATAGTGTCAATGCTTAACTTCCTAATGTTTAAAGCAGTAGTGAATAGTGTAAGTTGGGATGCCCTTAGAATGTTCCTATTGGATTGAATCTAGTGGTACTACAATTTACTAAACTTACAACAGTATCAAAGGAATTGATAATCTGAAACGGAGAAAGATgcagaaaatttgaaaaaagggGAAATGAATTAGGTCGGTACCCTTCTTAGCACCGAGATCGGATGGAGTAAAGGAAGGAACATCGCCAACATGTTTGAACTCTTGAAGCTGCATAAAATCCTCCCATGGTTTAACCCAGATTTTGGCCTCATACAGTTTCTTCTTCCCGGCGTCGGTAACTTCGAGGGTAAGGTGATGGATCGTGCCAGCGACCACTTGCTCTTGCGCCTTGACGACCCTGACTAGCTCAAGCAGCATATTCTGCCACACACAATATATGTGTCAAAttgaagagggagagagaagtgGGGGGAGTGATACTGATACCTCTTTATTGTTGTGGTGATCAACGGCAAATTTGGCGAGAGAGTGGACATCGGAGTTGGAATCGCGTGGAGCGCCGAGAGTAGCCATGTTATCGGTGGGTTGATCGGAGCAAAACCCTAAATCGGAATGGgaaagagaggaagagagggaaTGGGCACCGAGtaagaaaaggaagaagaaacAGAGGTGTGTCATTGTCAATTGCATTTGAAGATTGCCTAATGCAAACGCGTGTTTTTATTTACGCCTTCCTTTCccaatttcttttgttttcttttatttaaatcaCACACTTCAAGGAAAAACGTtcgattatttatttattagtgtGGTCAGAATCTTATTATTTCCTCTTTTCCATAATACTCATTCCGTTGCTTAAATTTTATCTCTAAtccatcccacaaaatttgaaagacaaattacgccacacAGGGTTCGAACTCCTTTTCCTTCGAACTCCTTTTCCATAATACTCATTCCGTCGCTTAAATTTTATCTCTAAtccatcccacaaaatttgaaagacaaattacgccacacagggttcgaactcgagacctccaggatggacgcggtatccagcaccctttaccgctaggccaaggggcttggataggagtgagaaaaagtggttgagtgtattaattagagagaaaaagtttccATAAAAGGAATCTTATTTGGGacatactaaaaagaaaaatgtgtcaatatataaaagtagggaTCACTctttattaacttttttaacACACTttcaattacattttttaaaacatgtgaCGGTCAAAGTgtacaaaatttaagggacgaatggagtatatgtCACACTTTGATGGCATAGGATTTTTAAAAAGGGATATTGACATCTAATATAAtagaactttcaaaaagtaaggTTTTTCCCATTAACTTTGAAATTGGCTAATAATATCACGACCTTTACCCTGAGTTTGCTATTTTCCACCAATGGAAAAATTCCggctatattaatagattgaagaacaattttaGAGGGTGtacttcaagaaaaactatattcaaagattgaaaaacttgaaactctcgaagttgttgtcgagaaattacgaaaaaaaattCGTAACATAAAATTGTTTGCCTTAATTTTTGCATTGgtgagaaataacaaactcagggtaaagttcgtgatattgtttgtcaatttcaaagttcgtgggaaaaacccaactttttgaaagttccatgatattaggtgccaatatcccttaaaaatgttatttcatactccttccgttccatagtagtggag
It includes:
- the LOC121789960 gene encoding cysteine proteinase inhibitor 6-like, which encodes MQLTMTHLCFFFLFLLGAHSLSSSLSHSDLGFCSDQPTDNMATLGAPRDSNSDVHSLAKFAVDHHNNKENMLLELVRVVKAQEQVVAGTIHHLTLEVTDAGKKKLYEAKIWVKPWEDFMQLQEFKHVGDVPSFTPSDLGAKKEDDVPGWKSVPVHDPVVQDAAHHAVKTIQERSNSLLPYELSEIVHANAEVVESSAKFAMLLKVKRGGKEEKFKVEVHKNDEGGFQLNKMDADH